A stretch of the Thiomicrorhabdus indica genome encodes the following:
- a CDS encoding HmuY family protein, translated as MKKLAKSSALLFLTLGLGACGGGGGSSSPAESPISEGDNPQTETPGQETSGNKAFQSAVSTPELDYSSAPIYWDLETNSIVTEADDWELKISSQGYGHVIQINGGASGSGDAAIGAIMAESPFEITDPTDRNQVYKFFEDTASGVLSSPGGYGPLEYSVAGMHKMWPNYATYVFEENGAYYKAQVIGNYGEDGTAPSATLRLRIAQAGANEPSQLVTLDAATDTTQAVYLNLATGQVVSEGQTWHLAYQKYVGFKTNSGVSGDGNVLGCLAHSYDSLYDENGSAVQAEFESKTPENTLAIFDAVTYENCSESDWLTDAVQSQFQDWYTYDMATHSVNIHEDASNGWILRSATSSAEGDYHYARIRVTDFGSGKLTFAVENWDEQE; from the coding sequence GCGCTTGTGGTGGAGGTGGTGGGTCTTCCAGCCCAGCAGAATCACCCATTTCAGAGGGCGATAACCCTCAAACAGAAACACCAGGGCAAGAGACATCAGGAAATAAGGCATTTCAATCAGCAGTAAGCACACCAGAATTAGATTACAGCAGTGCTCCAATCTACTGGGATTTGGAGACTAATTCGATTGTTACCGAAGCAGATGATTGGGAATTGAAGATTAGTAGCCAAGGCTATGGACATGTGATTCAAATCAATGGCGGGGCTTCTGGAAGTGGTGATGCTGCAATCGGTGCGATTATGGCGGAGAGCCCGTTTGAAATCACGGATCCAACCGACCGAAATCAAGTGTATAAGTTTTTTGAAGATACCGCCAGTGGTGTGCTTTCTTCACCTGGTGGCTATGGGCCTTTGGAGTACAGCGTTGCAGGTATGCATAAAATGTGGCCAAACTATGCGACCTATGTATTTGAAGAAAATGGCGCTTATTACAAAGCTCAAGTGATTGGTAATTATGGTGAGGATGGCACTGCACCAAGCGCAACATTGCGATTGCGAATTGCGCAAGCAGGCGCGAATGAACCTTCGCAGCTTGTCACATTAGATGCGGCGACTGATACCACCCAAGCAGTGTATTTGAATCTTGCAACGGGGCAGGTTGTTTCTGAAGGTCAAACATGGCATTTGGCTTATCAAAAGTATGTTGGTTTTAAAACGAACAGTGGCGTGTCAGGAGATGGAAATGTTCTAGGGTGTCTAGCGCATAGCTATGACTCTTTATACGATGAAAACGGCTCAGCGGTGCAAGCCGAATTTGAATCAAAAACGCCAGAAAATACTCTCGCGATATTTGACGCAGTCACATATGAGAATTGTTCGGAGTCGGATTGGTTGACCGATGCCGTGCAATCTCAATTCCAAGATTGGTACACCTATGATATGGCCACTCACAGTGTGAACATTCACGAGGATGCTAGTAATGGATGGATTCTGCGCTCGGCTACCTCGAGTGCAGAAGGAGATTACCACTATGCTCGCATTAGAGTGACGGATTTTGGTTCTGGGAAATTGACGTTTGCTGTCGAAAACTGGGACGAGCAGGAGTAA